One part of the Enterococcus sp. DIV1094 genome encodes these proteins:
- a CDS encoding SDR family oxidoreductase produces the protein MTYLVTGATGGFGHYALNELKKLVPLEEIYVLARSEEKAEQLIEEGIEVRIGDYADPETMVQALKGIDRLLFVSGVPGNRQAEHQHVVEAAKEAGVSFIAYTSFADADHSTSILAPDHQFTEKIIKESGIKHTFLRNNWYLENEMPLIDLALKTGQFVYAAGEGKTGWALKREYAEVAAKVLAGTDYPEVLELSGKPITYQMLAEKVAKVSGKSIEILSLDTDGFIGKLTAAGFSQGGAEMTAAIQNDIRNNQLDVTSDDFEKVLGRELTSLEDGLKELGI, from the coding sequence ATGACATATTTAGTCACAGGAGCAACCGGAGGATTTGGGCACTATGCTTTAAATGAATTAAAGAAACTAGTTCCTTTGGAGGAAATCTATGTTCTTGCACGTAGTGAAGAAAAAGCAGAACAATTAATAGAAGAAGGTATCGAAGTGCGTATCGGCGATTATGCTGATCCCGAAACAATGGTGCAGGCCTTAAAGGGTATTGATCGTTTACTATTTGTTTCAGGAGTGCCGGGGAACAGACAAGCTGAGCATCAGCATGTCGTGGAAGCGGCAAAAGAAGCTGGTGTTTCTTTTATTGCCTATACGAGTTTTGCGGATGCAGACCATTCGACTAGTATCTTGGCGCCAGACCATCAGTTTACAGAAAAAATCATTAAAGAATCTGGTATCAAGCATACCTTTTTAAGAAATAACTGGTATCTAGAAAATGAGATGCCTTTGATTGATCTGGCATTGAAAACTGGTCAATTTGTTTATGCAGCTGGAGAAGGAAAAACAGGTTGGGCATTAAAGAGAGAATACGCAGAAGTAGCCGCAAAAGTATTAGCAGGAACGGATTATCCGGAAGTCTTAGAATTATCTGGAAAACCAATCACGTATCAAATGTTGGCAGAAAAAGTTGCTAAAGTAAGTGGCAAGTCGATAGAAATTCTCTCACTGGATACAGATGGATTTATAGGTAAACTTACAGCTGCGGGATTTTCTCAAGGCGGTGCAGAAATGACGGCTGCTATTCAAAATGATATTCGCAATAATCAATTAGATGTGACTTCTGATGATTTTGAAAAAGTATTAGGACGTGAATTGACTTCACTAGAAGATGGATTGAAGGAGTTAGGTATCTAA
- a CDS encoding Rrf2 family transcriptional regulator encodes MKYSLQLSDAIHILAYIHIFQGTDLLSSDMIARSIETNPTNVRKIMSQLKKADLIHTTSGKPAPVLAKAPENINLLEIYRSIEGNTSLIQVDPKTNPNCVVGANIQEVLTATYSRLQKKVEEEMAMITLDGLIQQIARLEKEKRPENQSIVEKFI; translated from the coding sequence ATGAAATACTCTCTGCAACTAAGTGATGCGATCCATATTTTAGCTTACATCCATATCTTCCAAGGGACAGATCTGCTTTCCAGTGACATGATTGCACGTAGTATTGAAACGAATCCAACAAATGTCCGAAAAATCATGAGTCAATTAAAAAAGGCGGACTTGATTCATACGACAAGTGGAAAACCAGCACCTGTACTTGCAAAAGCGCCAGAAAATATCAACTTATTGGAAATTTATCGAAGCATTGAAGGAAACACAAGTTTGATCCAAGTCGATCCTAAAACAAATCCAAATTGTGTCGTCGGTGCCAATATACAAGAAGTTTTGACTGCAACATATTCTCGATTGCAGAAAAAAGTGGAAGAAGAAATGGCGATGATCACTTTGGATGGACTCATTCAACAAATCGCTCGATTAGAAAAAGAGAAACGCCCAGAAAATCAATCGATCGTGGAAAAATTTATTTAG